One Thermomonas paludicola genomic window, AGCCTGGCTGTCGCGCCAGCCGCTGCATCCGCCGGTGATTGCCCTGCCCGAGCAGACCCCCGGGGAAGCATGGCGCAAGCATCTCCACCCCGAGATGGTGTGGTCGCTCGGCTATCCGATTCGCCGCAACGAATTGCAGGACGTCCTGCGCCGGGCCAGCATCAAGCGCCTCGACGACGATGCCCGCCGCGAGCTGCCGCAGGTAGGGCCCACCGGGCGCAGTGCCGCCGTACTGCGGCTGAACCGGATGATCGACCAGGTTGCGCGCTTCGACACCACGGTGCTGATCCTGGGCGAATCCGGGACTGGCAAGGAGGTTGCGGCCCGCGCCATCCACGCGCGGTCGCCGCGCAAGGACAAGCCATTCGTGGCCATCAACTGCGGGGCCATTCCCCCGGATTTGCTGGAAAGCGAGCTGTTCGGCCATGAAAAGGGGGCTTTCACCGGCGCCCTGACCCAGCGCAAAGGCCGATTCGAGATGGCCGAAGGCGGCACCTTGCTGCTGGACGAGATCGGCGACATGCCGATGGCGATGCAGGTCAAGCTGCTGCGCGTGCTGCAGGAACGCGTGCTGGAGCGTGTCGGCGGCGGCGCCCCGATCCAGTGCGATGTGCGGGTGGTGGCCGCTACCCACCGCAACCTGGAAACCCATATTGCCGAGGGCAAGTTCCGCGAGGATCTGTTCTATCGGCTCAACGTGTTCCCCATCGAAATGCCGGCCTTGCGTGAGCGCAGCGAGGACCTCCCGGATCTGGTCGCGGCCATTACCCGCCAGCTGACGGAGTCCGGGCGTGGCCGGGTGAGCCTGAGCGACGAGGCCATCTCCGCCCTTCAGCACTATGCCTGGCCTGGCAATGTGCGCGAACTGAGCAACCTGCTGGAACGCTTGGCCGTGCTCAACCCGGATGGCCGGGTGGGCGTCGGGGATCTGCCGGCACGCTATCGTGCCGCGATGCCGGACGGCTTCGCCACGCCGCTGCCCGCGCCGGAGCCGCCCATTGTGCCGCCCGCGGCCCAGGCGCCGCCCGCGCCGATCGATCCGGCCACGATTTCACCGCTGGCCTCCCTGCCGGCCGGCGGTCTGGATCTGCGCCAGCATATTGCCGAGATCGAAAACGAGCTGATCCGCCAGGCGCTGCAGCAGAGCGGCGGAGTCGTGGCACACGCGGCGCCGCTGCTGGGCCTGCGGCGCACTACCCTGCTGGAGAAGCTGCGCAAGTACGGGATCAACCGGTCCGGCGAAGCGGCTACCGAAGAAGACGCGCGGGAATCTTGACGCTTGGATGGCACGGGTCTTGCTTAGTTAGCGGCAGTCCCTTCCCTTTCCGATGCAGAGATGACCGACGCCATCAGCTCGATCCTCTCCCAGATCCGCTCCCACGAGATGCGGACTCAGGGCGCACTTGGCAACGTCGGTGCCGCTGGCGACGCTGCGCCCTCGAACGCGGTGGGCGGCGTCCAGCCAGCAGCGTCAAATTTCCAACAGACCCTGAGCAACGCCATCGATGGCGTCAGCAAGGCGCAGAACGATGCCGGGGCCTTGCAGCAAGCCTTTGAAATCGGCGACCCGCGCGCCGATCTGGCGCGGGTGATGGTGGCCATGCAGCACTCGCAAGTGGCCTTCAAGGCCGCCGTGGAAGTGCGCAATCGCCTGGTCCAGGCGTATCAAGAGGTCATGAACATGCCGATCTAGCGGGGATCAACCCCGCAGCGCACCACCCCGTTCCCGCAATGCCACTCCCCAGCTACCCGATAAGTCCCCATGAGCGCCATCGCCCTTCCAAGATCCGCCGCCGACCTGAAAAAACTCGGGCGCCTGCAGGACATTCCCATTGTCCGGCAGCTGCTGACACTGGGGACGGTGGCCGCTGCCATCGGGCTGGGGCTCTGGCTGTTCTTCTGGACCCAGCAGCCGGATTACGCGGCACTGGCGGGGCTGGACGAGAAGAGCACCGCGCAGGCCCGCGACCTGCTGCGTACTGCCAACCTGCCGTTCAAGATCGACCCGACCACCGGCACCCTGTCGGTGCCGGCGGCGCGTCTGGGGGAAGCGCGCATGACGCTGGCCTCGGCCGGCGTTGGCAATACCAGTGGTGACGGGTTCGAATCGATGGAAGGGGATCAGGGCTTCGGCACCAGCCAGTTCCTGGAAAATGCGCGTTACCAGCATGCCCTGGAAACGGAACTGGGCCGCACCATCAGCAACTTGCGCCCGGTGCGCGAAGCCCGGGTTCACCTGGCGCTGCCCAAGCCCTCCGCCTTTACCCGTCAGCGCGAGCCGGCCAGCGCCTCGGTGGTGCTGCAGTTGCAGGGCGGCGCCAGTCTCGATCCGGGACAAGTGGACGCCATCATCCACTTGGTGGCCTCCTCCATTCCCGAGCTTCCGGCAGACCGCGTCACCGTGGTGGACCAGTTCGGACGCCTGCTCTCCACGCCCGATCCGGACAGCGATGCGGCGATCAGCGCCAAGCAATTCGAGCAGCAGCGTCGGCAGGAGTCGGTCTTCGTGCAGCGCATCCAGGCGCTGTTGGAACCCATGACCGGCCCGGGCCGCGTGCGTGCCCAGGTCAGCGTGGACATGGACTTCGCCCAGACCGAAGAGGCACGTGAGGTCTATGGCCCGCAGGCGGGCCTGGTGCGCAGCGAGCAGGTGTCGGAATCAGGCGCGTCCGCCAACGTGGCCAACAGCACCGGCGCGGCGGCCACGGCGCCCGCGCAGGGCGTCCCCGGCAGCGCCAGCAATACGCCCGGCGCCAATGCCGCCCAGGCGTCCGCCAACAACAGCCAAGCCGATACTGCCACCGGCTCGAGCACCCGCAGCTCGGTGCGCAATTTTGAAATCGACCGCACCTTGACCCACACCCGCCAGGCGCCGGCACGCATTCGCCGGGTCACGGCGGCAGTGCTGGTGGACAACCTTGCCGGCGCACCCGGCAAGAATGGCAAGCCCACCGAGCGCGCGCTGAACGCCAATGAGATCAAGCGCATCGAGACACTGGTGCAGCAGGCCATCGGCTTTGACGCCCAGCGCGGCGATGCGGTCACCGTGGTCAACTCGCCGTTCGCCCGCACCGTGGAAGACGCCGAACCGTCGGCGCCGTTCTGGGAGGACCCGCGCGCGCGCGACCTGCTGCGCACCCTGCTGGGCGGGCTGGCCGTGCTGCTGGTGGTGTGGTTCGTGCTGCGTCCTGCGTTCCGGTCCCTGACCACCCCGCGTGCGGCCATCGCCACCGAGTTGCAGACGGCCGAGGTGTTGACGCAGGATGACGGCAGCCCGCTGCCAACCGCACTGACCCAGGAGCGCATCGCTGGACGGCCGTCCTTCGATGACAAGCTGCAGACCGCGCGCACGGCGGTCACCACCGACTCCAAGCGGGTCGCCTCCGTGGTTCGTGACCTGGTGAATTCCGATGGCTGAAGTCTTCGCATTGTCAGGCGTGCAGCGCGCGGCGGTGATCCTGCTTTCGCTGGGCGAACAGCAGGCTGCGGAAGTGCTCAAGCACATGGGCGCCAAGGAAGTGCAGAAGCTGGGCGTGGCGATGACCTCGGTCGGCAGCGTTTCGCGCGACGAGGTCGAGAACGTCATCGACGACTTCGTGAACACGCTGGAGCGCCCCAACCTGGGCAGTGGCGCCGATGAATATGTCCGTGCGGTGCTGGTGCAGGCCCTGGGCGAAGACCGTGCCAGCAGCCTGATCGATCGCATCCTGATGGGCCGCAACACCACCGGCCTGGACTCGCTGAAATGGATGGAGCCACGCGCCATTGCCGATCTGGTGCGCAACGAGCATCCGCAGATCATCGCCATCGTGCTCTCGCACCTGGATGGCGACCAGGCCGCCGAGGCACTCAAGTTCCTGGCCGAGCGCACCCGCGCCGACGTGCTGGTGCGCATCGCCACGCTCGACGGCATCCCGCCGCATGCGCTGAACGAGCTCAATGACGTCATGGCCAAGCAGTTCGCCGGCAACCAGAACCTGAAGTCATCGTCGATCGGCGGCGTGAAGGTGGCGGCCAACATCCTGAACTTCATGGACGGCGGCATGGACGAGGTGATCCTGGGCGACATCGCGCAGATCGACGAGACCCTGACCGGCAAGATCCGCGACCTGATGTTCGTGTTCGACAACCTGGCCGAGATCGACGACCGCGCGATGCAGTCCGTGCTGCGCGAGGTATCGACCGACAAGCTGTCGCTGGCGCTGCGAGGCGCAGACGCCAAGGTCAAGGACAAGATCATCGCCAACATGTCGCAGCGCGCATCGGAAATGCTGGTCGAGGACATGGAAGCGCGCGGCCCGGTGCGGCTGGCCGAAGTGGAAGCCGCACAGAAGGAAATCCTGACCATCGTGCGCAAGATGGCCGATGACGGCACCATCCAGCTGGCGGCCAAGGCCGAGGTGTTCGTATGACGCCAGCCATGCGTTGGGCAGCCCCCGAACTGGTGCCACCGCCACCGCAGGAGCAGCGCGAACCCCCCAGCGTGGAAGAACTGCAGGCCATCGAGGAGGCCGCGCGCGCCGAAGGCCTTGCGCGTGGACATGCGGAAGGCGTTGCGTCCGGCCAGGCCGAGGTGCGCCGCATCATCGCGCAGATGGAGGGCATCCTGGATGCGTTTACCCGCCCGCTGGCCCGGCTGGATGCCGAAGTGGGCGATGCACTGGGCGATCTCGCGGTGCGTGTCGCCGGCGCGCTGCTGCGCCAGCGTTACGAAGCGGATCCCGGCCTGCTGGCGGACCTGATTCGCGAGGCGCTGGAGATCGCCGGCAATGACAACCGGCAGGTCGAGCTGCGCCTGCACCCGGACGACCTGGGCATGCTTGCGCCCCAGTTGACGGTACAACCGGGCGTGCGCCTGATCGCCGACACTACCCTGGCGCGCGGCGACCTGCGCGTGCATGGCGACAGCGTGCGCATCGACGGCAGCCTGGCGACCCGGCTCAACGCCGCATTGCAAGGCATCATTGCCGGAGCACGCCAATGATCGTTGATGCCTGGCACTTGCACTTCGCGGTGGAATGGCGCTGGATATACGGAAGAAACCGTGACATCCATTGCGGTTCCACAGACACCACGGCATCCAGCCTTGCGGGAGGAAGCCGATGAGCATCGCCGCCGCCCAATGGGATGAAGCCCGCAGCCTGCGGTTGGCGGCACGGCTGCGCGCCGCAGACCCGCATCCCGAGTCGTTTGGCATGGGCCGCGAGGGCGTGCTGCGGCGCGCCGTTGGCCTGACCCTGGAAGCAACCGGCTGCAGCGCCCCGCTGGGCGCCCGCTGCCGCGTGGAAACGACGGGCGGGCGCTGGGTGGACTCCGAAGTGGTCGGCTTTGCTGGTGACCGCACCTTCCTGATGCCCACCTCCGAACTTTCCGGGCTGCTGCCGAACGCGCGCGTCATCACCGGCCCCAGTCGCGGCGAGGTCGCGGTTGGCGAAGGGCTGCTGGGGCGCGTCATCGACAGCGACGGAGTGCCGCTGGATGGCCGCCCACCGCTGCGCGCGGAGGACTTCGTCGGCCTGGCTGGCACCCAGATCAACCCCCTGATGCGCGAGCCGATCACCCGCCCGCTGGACGTCGGCGTGCGGGCAATCAACGCCCTGCTCCCCATCGGACGCGGCCAGCGCATTGGCTTGTTCGCCGGCTCCGGCGTCGGCAAATCGACGCTGCTGGGCATGATGACCCGCTACACCGCCGCCGACGTCATCGTCGTTGGCCTGATCGGCGAACGCGGCCGCGAAGTGCGTGATTTCGTTGAAAGCACGCTTGGCCCGGAAGGGCTGCGCCGCTCCGTCGTCGTCGCAGCCCCGGCCGACCGGCCGCCGCTGGCCCGCCTGCACGGCGCGTTGCGCGCCACCGCGATCGCCGAGTGGTTTCGGGACCAGGGCTTGCATGTGCTCCTGCTCATGGACTCGCTCACCCGCTTCGCCCATGCCCAACGCGAAATCGGCCTGTCGGTCGGCGAGCCGCCGACTACCCGCGGCTACCCGCCTTCGGTGTTCGCGCGCTTGCCCGCGCTGGTGGAACGCGCCGGCAACGGCGCAGACGGGCGTGGCTCGATCACCGCGTTCTATACCGTCCTGACCGAAGGCGATGACCAGCAGGAGCCGATTTCCGATGCAGCCCGCGCCATTCTGGACGGCCACATCGTGCTGACCCGCCGGATCGCCGACGCCGGCCTGTACCCGGCGATCGACGTGGAAGTCTCGGTCAGCCGGGTGATGCAAGACATCACCGATCCGCCGTGGCGCGCGCGCATTCGCCGCCTGAAGCAGTTGATGTCGGCCTACAACGCCCAGCGCGACCTGATCGCCATCGGCGCCTATCAGCGCGGCAACGACCCGCTGGTGGACGACGCGCTGGCCCTTTGGCCACAAATCCTTCAATTCCTTGGCCAGGACGTCGCCGAATCCGCCGACGTGGACGCCAGCCGCAATGCCCTCGCCCGTCTGCTGGACGGTGAACCGGAGACCATCCCATGAACCGCTCGCAACGCCTCGACCCTTTGCTGCGCGTCACCCAGCAGCGCCAGGACAACGTGGCGAAACAACTGGCCGAGCGCGACAAGGCCCTGACCGAACAGCAGCAGCGCCTCGACATGCTCAAGCAGTATGCCGACACCTACAGCGTGACCCCGGCAGGCGGCACTTTGGCGCCGGCGATGCTGGCCAACCACGTTGCCTTCCGCGCCAAGCTCGATACCGCCCTGCAACAGCAGGCGAAAGCAGTGGATACCTCGCGCCAACACTGTGATGTGGAGCGCGCCCGGTTGATGCTGGCCAGTCGTGACAACAAGGTCCTGGAACAGCTGGCCGCCAGCTATCGCGCCGAAGAGTCGCGAGTGGCCGGTCGGCGCGAACAGCGCGAACTGGATGACATCGGTGGCCAGCGCGTTCGCGCCAAAGCCGTGAGCGAAAGTGACGAACCATGATGGGCGAGTCCACCGGCATGCCGCTGCAGTCTGCCCGGGCGACCAACAGCCTGTCGCCGCTGGCGGCGGTGCCTGCCGAGGGCAGCGACGACAGCACCGACGTGGGCAAGGGCTTTGACCGTTTGCTGACAGCCGATGCCGGCCCCGAGTCGGAGACCGCCTCCCACCTGCACAATGGCGCTGAAGGGAAACCCCGCGGCACCGACCAGGCGCCACCGGCCGCTGACGCCAACCCGGCGACGGTTGCCGACACCTCGTTGCTGTCGGTATTGGCGCAGATGCCGGCTGCACAACAGGCTCCCGCTCCGGTGGCGGCAGCGGCCACCGCGCCCGCACAGGGGGTGCCCGCAGCCACGCCGACATCCGCACTGCCCGCGCCGGGCACCGCGGACCAGCAGACCGTTGCCCGGGCATCGTCCACGGCATCGTCCACGGCATCGACCATGGCATTGCCCGCCGCATCGCCCGGCCCAGCCAGCACTGCGGCTTCCGCATTCGACGCGACATTGCTGGCAGCAGCCACGGCCACGCCCGCTGCCGCGCAATTGCCGGCATCCAGCGCAGCGCAGATGTCTGCCGACCCCCGCCAACCCGCCCCCGCGTCGCGGATGCATCCGGCGCTTGCGGCGGTGGGCGCTCCTCCCCTGCGCCCCGCACTGACGGCAGACGCGTTGGCCCGCGCGCTGGCGCCGGCTGAGATCCCCCACCCCAATCCCGATGGAATGGCCCAATGGGCGGCAGGTCGCGCCACGCAGATCGTGCAGCCGCTGGCGGCCAACAGCGCCATGCCGACGACCGCCGTGCCCGTCATTCCAACTGCGACAAGCCCACTGCCCGCCGTAGCACCTCCTGCAACTGCAACTTCCGCATCGCCGGTGCAAGTCATTGCGGCCATCGCCATGCCGCAGGCACCCGCGCCGCCCACGCTGCCCACGGCGCCCCCCTCGACCGCAGCGCCCGTCGCCACTTCTGTCGCAGAGGCAGCCGCAGCGGCAGCCCCCACGGTTGCGCCGGTCATGG contains:
- the fliE gene encoding flagellar hook-basal body complex protein FliE, translated to MTDAISSILSQIRSHEMRTQGALGNVGAAGDAAPSNAVGGVQPAASNFQQTLSNAIDGVSKAQNDAGALQQAFEIGDPRADLARVMVAMQHSQVAFKAAVEVRNRLVQAYQEVMNMPI
- a CDS encoding flagellar hook-length control protein FliK; translation: MGESTGMPLQSARATNSLSPLAAVPAEGSDDSTDVGKGFDRLLTADAGPESETASHLHNGAEGKPRGTDQAPPAADANPATVADTSLLSVLAQMPAAQQAPAPVAAAATAPAQGVPAATPTSALPAPGTADQQTVARASSTASSTASTMALPAASPGPASTAASAFDATLLAAATATPAAAQLPASSAAQMSADPRQPAPASRMHPALAAVGAPPLRPALTADALARALAPAEIPHPNPDGMAQWAAGRATQIVQPLAANSAMPTTAVPVIPTATSPLPAVAPPATATSASPVQVIAAIAMPQAPAPPTLPTAPPSTAAPVATSVAEAAAAAAPTVAPVMARNDRTGSAAPQTILPPLLAPSPFPPSSGRPDKVDAPFSFPLADLPATPGLPASQRLPTGPALGDIETALTLPRIGIARPATQPLAPVAESGGIPLQQAVPLTHGLLPTAPQPIAAAAAPPVLTQPADPSAGYDDRFSGHVVWMAGQRISQADIRVSPEHLGNIAIRLQVEGNEVRAEFHSAQPDVRHALEASLPRLRELLGQHGLQLAQAGVGQGQAQGRKPSGNTAASDAPGTDQPLEDAAPAQTPVFRRGRGLLDVYA
- the fliG gene encoding flagellar motor switch protein FliG, which translates into the protein MSGVQRAAVILLSLGEQQAAEVLKHMGAKEVQKLGVAMTSVGSVSRDEVENVIDDFVNTLERPNLGSGADEYVRAVLVQALGEDRASSLIDRILMGRNTTGLDSLKWMEPRAIADLVRNEHPQIIAIVLSHLDGDQAAEALKFLAERTRADVLVRIATLDGIPPHALNELNDVMAKQFAGNQNLKSSSIGGVKVAANILNFMDGGMDEVILGDIAQIDETLTGKIRDLMFVFDNLAEIDDRAMQSVLREVSTDKLSLALRGADAKVKDKIIANMSQRASEMLVEDMEARGPVRLAEVEAAQKEILTIVRKMADDGTIQLAAKAEVFV
- the fliI gene encoding flagellar protein export ATPase FliI, translating into MSIAAAQWDEARSLRLAARLRAADPHPESFGMGREGVLRRAVGLTLEATGCSAPLGARCRVETTGGRWVDSEVVGFAGDRTFLMPTSELSGLLPNARVITGPSRGEVAVGEGLLGRVIDSDGVPLDGRPPLRAEDFVGLAGTQINPLMREPITRPLDVGVRAINALLPIGRGQRIGLFAGSGVGKSTLLGMMTRYTAADVIVVGLIGERGREVRDFVESTLGPEGLRRSVVVAAPADRPPLARLHGALRATAIAEWFRDQGLHVLLLMDSLTRFAHAQREIGLSVGEPPTTRGYPPSVFARLPALVERAGNGADGRGSITAFYTVLTEGDDQQEPISDAARAILDGHIVLTRRIADAGLYPAIDVEVSVSRVMQDITDPPWRARIRRLKQLMSAYNAQRDLIAIGAYQRGNDPLVDDALALWPQILQFLGQDVAESADVDASRNALARLLDGEPETIP
- the fliJ gene encoding flagellar export protein FliJ, with product MNRSQRLDPLLRVTQQRQDNVAKQLAERDKALTEQQQRLDMLKQYADTYSVTPAGGTLAPAMLANHVAFRAKLDTALQQQAKAVDTSRQHCDVERARLMLASRDNKVLEQLAASYRAEESRVAGRREQRELDDIGGQRVRAKAVSESDEP
- a CDS encoding sigma-54 interaction domain-containing protein; this encodes MSESRILLVDADDARTERLATLLDFMDFTPRIVVDAGDIDLAKARATDWVAIIAGDVANAPAWDAFAAWLSRQPLHPPVIALPEQTPGEAWRKHLHPEMVWSLGYPIRRNELQDVLRRASIKRLDDDARRELPQVGPTGRSAAVLRLNRMIDQVARFDTTVLILGESGTGKEVAARAIHARSPRKDKPFVAINCGAIPPDLLESELFGHEKGAFTGALTQRKGRFEMAEGGTLLLDEIGDMPMAMQVKLLRVLQERVLERVGGGAPIQCDVRVVAATHRNLETHIAEGKFREDLFYRLNVFPIEMPALRERSEDLPDLVAAITRQLTESGRGRVSLSDEAISALQHYAWPGNVRELSNLLERLAVLNPDGRVGVGDLPARYRAAMPDGFATPLPAPEPPIVPPAAQAPPAPIDPATISPLASLPAGGLDLRQHIAEIENELIRQALQQSGGVVAHAAPLLGLRRTTLLEKLRKYGINRSGEAATEEDARES
- a CDS encoding FliH/SctL family protein; translation: MTPAMRWAAPELVPPPPQEQREPPSVEELQAIEEAARAEGLARGHAEGVASGQAEVRRIIAQMEGILDAFTRPLARLDAEVGDALGDLAVRVAGALLRQRYEADPGLLADLIREALEIAGNDNRQVELRLHPDDLGMLAPQLTVQPGVRLIADTTLARGDLRVHGDSVRIDGSLATRLNAALQGIIAGARQ
- the fliF gene encoding flagellar basal-body MS-ring/collar protein FliF, yielding MSAIALPRSAADLKKLGRLQDIPIVRQLLTLGTVAAAIGLGLWLFFWTQQPDYAALAGLDEKSTAQARDLLRTANLPFKIDPTTGTLSVPAARLGEARMTLASAGVGNTSGDGFESMEGDQGFGTSQFLENARYQHALETELGRTISNLRPVREARVHLALPKPSAFTRQREPASASVVLQLQGGASLDPGQVDAIIHLVASSIPELPADRVTVVDQFGRLLSTPDPDSDAAISAKQFEQQRRQESVFVQRIQALLEPMTGPGRVRAQVSVDMDFAQTEEAREVYGPQAGLVRSEQVSESGASANVANSTGAAATAPAQGVPGSASNTPGANAAQASANNSQADTATGSSTRSSVRNFEIDRTLTHTRQAPARIRRVTAAVLVDNLAGAPGKNGKPTERALNANEIKRIETLVQQAIGFDAQRGDAVTVVNSPFARTVEDAEPSAPFWEDPRARDLLRTLLGGLAVLLVVWFVLRPAFRSLTTPRAAIATELQTAEVLTQDDGSPLPTALTQERIAGRPSFDDKLQTARTAVTTDSKRVASVVRDLVNSDG